A segment of the Terribacillus aidingensis genome:
TGAACGTCAATGAAGTTATTGCTTATGTCGGAAACAAGTGGCTTGAAGAACAAGGAAAAGAAGTGCGTTTGCATCCTAATGATGATGTCAACAAGTCTCAAAGCTCCAATGATACTTACCCGACAGCTCTACATATAGCTGCTGTGACACAGCTGGAAGATGTGGTATTGCCTGCTTTGAACCAGCTAAAAACAACGCTAAAAGAAAAATCAGATGCTTTTCAGAATATCGTGAAAATAGGCCGTACGCATCTGCAAGATGCAACACCGCTAACACTCGGACAGGAAATCAGCGGCTGGCATCGTATGCTGGAAAAATCGGAACAGATGATCAGGACAAGCCTGCCGTTTGTGCAGGAGCTTGCAATTGGCGGAACTGCAGTAGGTACAGGCTTGAACGCCCATCCTGATTTCTCTGAGAAGGTTTGCCGTGAACTATCTGAGGCTACTGGAAAAGAATTCATTTCAGCTGTGAATAAGTTCCATGCTCTGACAAGTCATGATGAGCTCGTGTATGCACATGGGGCGCTGAAGGGTCTTGCGGCAGATATGATGAAAATCGCTAATGATGTACGCTGGCTGGCAAGCGGGCCGCGCTGCGGAATCGGTGAAATTGAAATTCCGGCAAATGAACCTGGAAGCTCCATTATGCCTGGTAAGGTGAATCCTACCCAGAGTGAAGCTGTGACGATGGTAGCTGTGCAAGTGATGGGCAATGATGCTGCAATTGGATTTGCAGCCAGCCAAGGAAATTTTGAGCTGAACGTATTCAAACCCGTTATTGCTTATAACTTTATTCAATCTGCGCAGCTTCTGGCCGACAGTATGCTTTCCTTCAATGATCGCTGTGCAGTCGGAATTGAACCAAACCGGGAAAAAATCGCAAAAAATCTTCAAGAGTCCTTAATGCTTGTGACAGCTTTGAACCCACATATCGGCTATGAAAATGCTGCCAAGATTGCTAAGACAGCTTTTGCTGAAAATAAAACATTGAAGGAAGCAGCTGTAGAAAGCGGCTTACTGACAGAAGAACAATTCGATTCCTATATAAAACCAGAAGAAATGACTTATCCGAAGTAACTGCCATGTTTGACCAGGAGTTCCAATAAGTAAGCCTGATAAAAAGCGCCTTCTTGCCCAAACTATAGGCATAGGAGGTGAACAAACATGGCGAACAACAACAGCTCAAACCAATTGCTAGTACCTGGCGTACAACAAGCACTTGATCAAATGAAATTCGAAATCGCACAAGAATTCGGTGTAGGTCTTGATGGCAACGAAACTTCTCGTGCTAACGGATCTGTCGGTGGAGAGATCACTAAACGTCTTGTAGCTTCTGCACAGTCTCAGCTTAGCGGCGGTCAATTCTAATTGAATATTGATGGCAAGAGAGGCACCGTTTCGGTGCCTCTTTCTTTATGGAAGGTTATGCAGCGCCAAGTATAGGGCAAACGCATCCTGGAATTTCCGTATATCGAGACCAGTTTTCTCTGTTAGTTTGTCTAAACGATAATTCAAGCTATTGCGGTG
Coding sequences within it:
- a CDS encoding alpha/beta-type small acid-soluble spore protein, translating into MANNNSSNQLLVPGVQQALDQMKFEIAQEFGVGLDGNETSRANGSVGGEITKRLVASAQSQLSGGQF
- the fumC gene encoding class II fumarate hydratase produces the protein MEFRVEKDTIGEIQVPADKFWGAQTQRSRENFPIGSERMPKEIVYAFALLKKSAAKANHDLGLLEKDKSDAIGYAADQITSGELDDHFPLVVWQTGSGTQSNMNVNEVIAYVGNKWLEEQGKEVRLHPNDDVNKSQSSNDTYPTALHIAAVTQLEDVVLPALNQLKTTLKEKSDAFQNIVKIGRTHLQDATPLTLGQEISGWHRMLEKSEQMIRTSLPFVQELAIGGTAVGTGLNAHPDFSEKVCRELSEATGKEFISAVNKFHALTSHDELVYAHGALKGLAADMMKIANDVRWLASGPRCGIGEIEIPANEPGSSIMPGKVNPTQSEAVTMVAVQVMGNDAAIGFAASQGNFELNVFKPVIAYNFIQSAQLLADSMLSFNDRCAVGIEPNREKIAKNLQESLMLVTALNPHIGYENAAKIAKTAFAENKTLKEAAVESGLLTEEQFDSYIKPEEMTYPK